One genomic segment of Impatiens glandulifera chromosome 6, dImpGla2.1, whole genome shotgun sequence includes these proteins:
- the LOC124942717 gene encoding uncharacterized protein LOC124942717 produces the protein MKNLSLLLFSLLFFYIVFFLHHHDPSSSSSFHLLTHPSTTAISSDSPTAIRHLFFSIAASSASFPNRKSYLRLWYRPSQTSNSIRAAVFLDRPSTTVNDPTLPPFIISGSTSRFPYSFPRGSRAAIRIARIVKEVVDLNVSGVRWYVFGDDDTVFIADNLVATLSKYDHNEWYYVGSSSESYEQNLINSFDMAFGGGGFAISSSLASVLSRVIDSCLMRYPHLYGSDSRVFSCLAELGVGLTHEPGFHQVDVRGDISGMLLGHPLSPLLSLHHLDSVNPIFPNMTRSEAIEHLFKGVNVDPSSVLQQTVCYDRTNSLTILVSWGYAVHVFDGNVLLPNLLHLRRTFRPWRRNRSFASNLYMFKTVDDFPSDPCLRPAVFFMRSVSLDFGNVSSVYTRYNIGNCSIRRKIDGLEWLRVVSQSGHRVVQHSFIKFLKTFVFF, from the exons ATGAAAAACCTCAGTTTACTCTTATTTTCATTACTCTTCTTTTACATAGTTTTCTTCCTTCATCACCATGAcccttcttcatcttcctccTTTCATCTCCTCACTCATCCCTCCACAACCGCCATCTCCTCCGATTCTCCCACCGCCATCCGCCACCTTTTCTTTTCCATCGCCGCTTCATCCGCTTCCTTTCCCAACCGTAAATCCTACCTCCGCCTCTGGTATCGCCCCTCCCAAACCTCCAATTCCATACGCGCCGCCGTCTTTCTCGACCGTCCATCTACCACCGTCAACGATCCCACCCTCCCTCCGTTCATCATCTCCGGCAGCACCTCTCGTTTCCCCTACTCCTTCCCCCGAGGTTCCCGCGCCGCAATTCGAATCGCAAGAATCGTGAAGGAGGTTGTCGATCTTAACGTTTCTGGAGTTCGTTGGTACGTGTTTGGCGACGATGATACAGTGTTCATTGCAGATAATTTAGTAGCGACGCTGTCGAAGTATGACCATAATGAGTGGTACTATGTGGGAAGCAGTTCAGAGAGTTATGAGCAGAATCTGATTAATTCATTTGATATGGCCTTCGGTGGAGGTGGGTTTGCGATTAGCAGTTCTCTTGCTAGTGTTCTTTCTAGGGTTATTGATTCTTGCCTAATGAGATACCCTCATCTCTACGGGAGCGATTCTAGGGTTTTCTCTTGTTTGGCAGAGCTTGGCGTTGGATTAACTCACGAACCAGGGTTTCATCAG GTTGATGTTCGTGGAGATATCTCAGGGATGCTTTTGGGGCATCCTTTATCACCTTTACTGTCCCTTCACCATTTGGATTCTGTAAACCCTATATTTCCTAACATGACTAGGTCAGAAGCAATTGAACATCTATTCAAAGGTGTAAATGTTGATCCAAGCAGTGTTCTTCAGCAAACTGTTTGTTATGATCGGACAAATTCTTTGACGATTTTGGTTTCATGGGGTTATGCTGTTCATGTGTTTGATGGTAATGTTCTTCTCCCGAATCTTCTTCATTTGAGGAGAACGTTTAGACCATGGAGGAGAAATAGGTCATTTGCATCAAACCTATATATGTTCAAGACAGTCGATGATTTCCCAAGTGATCCATGTTTACGGCCTGCTGTGTTTTTCATGAGAAGTGTTTCTTTAGATTTTGGAAATGTTTCGAGTGTCTACACGAGATATAACATTGGGAATTGCTCGATAAGAAGAAAAATCGACGGTTTAGAATGGCTGAGAGTTGTTTCACAAAGTGGGCATAGAGTGGTACAACATAGTTTCATAAAATTCTTGAAgacatttgttttcttttaa